tgtataccgtacagtctgggtatatatagggtagctacgctctccttgtatactgtacagtctaggtatatatagggtagctacgctctccttgtatactgtacagtctgggtatatatagggtagctacgctctcctcgtatactgtacagtctaggtatatatagggtagctacgctctccttgtatactgtacagtctgggtatatatagggtagctacgctctccttgtatactgtacagtctgggtatatatagggtagctaggctctccttgtatactgtacagtctaggtatatatagggtagctacgctcttcttgtatactgtacagtctgggtatatatagggtagctacgctctccttgtatactgtagtgtctgggtatatatagggtaactacgctctccttgtatactgtacagtctgggtatatatacggtagctacgctctccttgtatactgtacagtctgggtatatatagggtagctacgctctccttgtatactgtacagtctgggtatatatagggtagctatgctcttcttgtatactgtacagtctgggtatatatacggtagctacgctctccttgtatactgtacagtctgggtatatatagggtagctacactctccttgtatactgtacagtctgggtatatatagggtagctacgctctcctcgtatactgtacagtctaggtatatatagggtagctacgctctccttgtatactgtacagtctgggtatatatacggtagctacgctctccttgtatactgtacagtctaggtatatatagggtagctacgctctccttgtatactgtacagtctgggtatatatagggtagctacgctctccttgtatactgtacagtctgggtatatatagggtagctacaCTCTCCtcgtatactgtacagtctgggtatatatagggtagctacgctctccttgtatactgtacagtctgggtatatatagggtagctacgctctcctcgtatactgtacagtctgggtatatatagggtagctacgctctcctcgtatactgtacagtctgggtatatatagggtagctacgctctccttgtatactgtacagtctgggtatatatagggtagctacgctctccttgtataccgtacagtctaggtatatatagggtagctacgctcttcttgtatactgtacagtctaggtatatatagggtagctacgctctccttgtatactgtacactataggtatatatagggtagctacgctcttcttgtatactgtacactataggtatatatagggtagctacgctctcctcGTATACCGTACAGtctaggtatatatagggtagctacgctctccttgtatactgtacagtctgggtatatatagggtagctacgctctccttgtatactgtacagtctaggtatatatagggtagctacgctctcctcGTATACTGTACGctataggtatatatagggtagctacgctcttcttgtatactgtacactataggtatatatagggtagctacgctctccttgtatactgtacagtctgggtatatatagggtaggtacgctctccttgtatactgtacagtctgggtatatatagggtaggtacgctctccttgtatactgtacagtctaggtatatatagggcagctacgctctccttgtataccgtacagtctgggtatatatagggtagctacgctcttcttgtatactgtacagtctaggtatatatagggcagctacgctctccttgtataccgtacagtctgggtatatatagggtagctacgctcttcttgtatactgtacagtctaggtatatatagggtagctacgctctccttgtatactgtacactataggtatatatagggtagcgaCGCTCttcttgtatactgtacagtctgggtatatatagggtagctatGCTCTCTTTGTATACcgtacagtctgggtatatatagggtagctatgctcttcttgtatactgtacactataggtatatatagggtagcgaCGCTCTCCtcgtatactgtacagtctgggtatatatagggtagctacgctctcctcgtatactgtacagtctgggtatatatagggtggctacgctctccttgtatactgtacagtctgggtatatataaggtagctacgctctccttgtatactgtacagtctaggtatatatagggtagctaaGCTCTCCtcgtatactgtacagtctaggtatatatagggtagctacgctcttcttgtatactgtacagtctgggtatatatagggcagctacgctctccttgtataccgtacagtctgggtgtatatagggtagctacgctcttcttgtataccgtacagtctaggtatatatagggtagctacgctcttcttgtataccgtacagtctgggtatatatagggtagctacgttcttcttgtatactgtacagtctaggtatatatagggcagctacgctctccttgtatactgtacagtctgggtatatatagggtagctacgctctccttgtatactgtacagtctgggtatatatagggtagctacgctctccttgtatactgtacagtctgggtatatatagggtagctacgctctccttgtatactgtacagtctaggtatatatagggtagctacgctctccttgtataccgtacagtctgggtatatatagggtagctacgctctccttgtataccgtacagtctgggtatatatagggtagctacgctctccttgtatactgtacagtctaggtatatatagggtagctacgctctccttgtatactgtacagtctaggtatatatagggtagctacgctctcctcgtatactgtacagtctgggaatatatagggtagctacgctctcctcgtatactgtacagtctaggtatatatagggtagctacgctctccttgtatactgtacagtctgggtatatatagggtagctacgctctcctcgtatactgtacagtctgggtatatatagggtagctacgctctcctcgtatactgtacagtctgggtatatatagggtagctacgctctccttgtatactgtacagtctgggtatacatacggtagctacgctctccttgtatactgtacagtctgggtatatatagggtagctacgctctccttgtatactgtacagtctgggtatatatagggtagctacgctctccttgtatactgtacagtctgggtatatatagggtagctacgctctccttgtatactgtacactataggtatatatagggtagctacgctctcctcGTATACCGTACAGtctaggtatatatagggtagctaaGCTCTTCTTGTATACcgtacagtctgggtatatatagggtagctacgctctccttgtatactgtacagtctgggtatatatagggtagctacgctctccttgtatactgtacactataggtatatatagggtagctacgctctcctcGTATACCGTACAGtctaggtatatatagggtagctacaCTCTTCTTGTATACcgtacagtctgggtatatatagggtagctacgctcttcttgtatactgtacagtctaggtatatatagggtagctacgctcttcttgtatactgtacagtctgggtatatatagggtagctacgctctccttgtatactgtacagtctatgtatatatagggtagctacgctcttcttgtatactgtacagtctgggtatatatagggtagctacgctctccttgtatactgtacagtctgggtatatatagggtagctacgctctccttgtatactgtacagtctgggtatatatagggtagctacgctctccttgtatactgtacagtctgggtatatatacggtagctacgctctccttgtatactgtacagtctgggtatatatagggtagctacgctctccttgtatactgtacagtctgggtatatatacggtagctacgctctccttgtatactgtacagtctgggtatatatagggtagctacgctctccttgtataccgtacggtctgggtatatatagggtagctacgctctccttgtatactgtacactataggtatatatagggtagctacgctctcctcGTATACCGTACAGtctaggtatatatagggtagctacgctctccttgtataaTGTACACTTTAgctatatatagggtagctacgctgtccttgtatactgtacagtctgggtatatatagggtagctacgctctccttgtatactgtacagtctgggtatatatagggtagctacgctctccttgtatactgtacagtctgggtatatatacggtagctacgctctccttgtatactgtacagtctgggtatatatagggtagctacgctctccttgtatactgtacagtctgggtatatatacggtagctacgctctccttgtatactgtacagtctgggtatatatagggtagctacgctctccttgtataccgtacggtctgggtatatatagggtagctacgctctccttgtatactgtacactataggtatatatagggtagctacgctctcctcGTATACCGTACAGtctaggtatatatagggtagctacgctctccttgtataaTGTACACTTTAgctatatatagggtagctacgctcttcttgtatactgtacagtctgggtatatatagggtagctacgctctccttgtataccgtacagtctgggtatatatagggtagctacgctctccttgtataccgtacagtctgggtatatatagggtagctacgctctccttgtataccgtacagtctgggtatatatacgatagctacgctctccttgtatactgtacagtctaggtatatatagggtagctacgctctccttgtatactgtacagtctaggtatatatagggtagctacgctctccttgtatactgtacagtctaggtatatatagggtagctacgctctccttgtatactgtacagtctaggtatatatagggtagctacgctctccttgtatactgtacagtctgggtatatatacggtagctacgctctccttgtatactgtacagtctgggtatatatagggtagctacgctctccttgtataccgtacagtctgggtatatatagggtagctacgctctccttgtatactgtacactataggtatatatagggtagctacgctctcctcGTATACCGTACAGtctaggtatatatagggtagctacgctctccttgtataaTGTACACTTTAgctatatatagggtagctatgctcttcttgtatactgtacagtctgggtatatatagggtagctacgctctccttgtatactgtacagtctgggtatatatagggtagctacgctctcctcGTATACCGTACAGtctaggtatatatagggtagctacgctctccttgtataaTGTACACTTTAGCTATATATACGGTAGCTACGTTCTCCTTGTATACcgtacagtctgggtatatatagggtagctacgctctccttgtatactgtacagtctgggtatatatacgatagctacgctctccttgtatactgtacagtctaggtatatatagggtagctacgctctccttgtataccgtacagtctgggtatatatacggtagctacgctctccttgtatactgtacagtctaggtatatatagggtagctacgctctcctcGTATACCGTACAGtctaggtatatatagggtagctacgctctccttgtataccgtacagtctgggtatatatagggtggctacgctctccttgtatactgtacactatagctatatatagggtggctacgctctccttgtatactgtacactatagctatatatagggtagctacgctctccttgtataccgtacactatagctatatatagggtagctacgctctccttgtatactgtacagtctgggtatatatagggtggcTACGCTCTCCTCGTATACcgtacagtctgggtatatatagggtagctacgctctccttgtataccgtacagtctgggtatatatagggtagctacgctctcctcGTATACTGTACACCATAGGTATATATAGGGTGGCTACGCTCTCCtcgtatactgtacagtctgggtatatatagggtggcTACGCTCTCCTCGTATACcgtacagtctgggtatatatagggtagctacgctctccttgtataccgtacagtctgggtatatatagggtagctacgctctcctcGTATACTGTACACCATAGCTATATATAGGGTGGCTACGCTCTCCtcgtatactgtacagtctgggtatatatagggtggcTACGCTCTCCTCGTATACCGTACActatgggtatatatagggtggcTACGCTCTCCTCGTATACCGTACACTATGGGTATATATAGGGCGGCTACGCTCTCCTCGTATACCGTAcactctgggtatatatagggcggCTACGCTCTCCTCGTATACCGTAcactctgggtatatatagggcggCTACGCTCTCCTCGTATACCGTAcactctgggtatatatagggcggCTACGCTCTCCTCGTATACCGTAcactctgggtatatatagggcggCTACGCTCTCCTCGTATACCGTAcactctgggtatatatagggcggCTACGCTCTCCTCGTATACCGTAcactctgggtatatatagggcggCTACGCTCTCCTCGTATACCGTAcactctgggtatatatagggcggCTACGCTCTCCTCGTATACCGTAcactctgggtatatatagggcggCTACGCTCTCCTCGTATACCGTAcactctgggtatatatagggcggCTACGCTCTCCTCGTATACCGTACACTATAGGTATATATAGGGCGGCTACGCTCTCCTCGTATACCGTAcactctgggtatatatagggcggCTACGCTCTCCTCGTATACCGTAcactctgggtatatatagggcggCTACGCTCTCCTCGTATACCGTAcactctgggtatatatagggtagctacgctctcttcgtatactgtacagtctgcgcGGCTCTTGTATATGGTTGGCTTGGTCAGCACTGAAGCGATTACCTCCATTTCGGGACAGGATTCCCTTATATGTGCACCGTGTAATATTAGATTTTGTCGCCGCGGCCGCTCTCCAGTCTCCGCATTCCTGAGAGTTTAATTTGGAGAAATCCCAAAAATGAGAATCAAGTCGATGAGAGAAGAGAAAGCTCCAAGGAAAACACCGAGGGGAAATCCTCTCACATCAAAGGCCGAGATCCCACATTACCTCCTGTCACTAGTCACAGCGCAACCTCCCCGCAACAACGTCAGAACAGTGTGGGGATCATCTGATAACTCataatatactccagtcacatccagagctgcagtcacaattttGCGGATATCGCTGgcgtactccagtcacagccagagctgcagtcacaattctgcGGATATCGCTGgcgtactccagtcacatccagagctgcagtcacatcgAGAGTATGGATGGGGtaatcaaggtcagaggttactgATGACATCATAGCCACTATATAATAGCGTAATTAAGagaaaaatatgtaaatctgtttcccaagatgtaaatagtgaaaccgtgcctctgtgtgctgccctctagggggagctcccttcaACATCATGCCCCACTTTacaacaagcctttactgcagtgatgtggcatTTTCCCTgcgctgtggacagcgctgtttccatCTGGTTGGATCGCTTCAGCACAACGTATGGAAAATCTCGGGGCAAAATCACAGGGCAGTGATGTAGGACATGGTGGTCAGGTCATTGATCATCATGGTGGTCTtctcctgatctgcctcctcatCCTCCTACTCATTCATTCCATCATCAGTGATCCATAACGGACAAATTCTGTGTCCATGATTTCCTCGGCTGGGACTAGTGACACCTCCAGGACACATTGGACTGGCTGAGGGAGCAGCACGCTTCAGAAATGCACAGTGTGAATACAACTCTAAACAGTGTCTACTGACGCTGACTGATTCATTATGGCAATACAACTTCTAGATACCGTACCTGTGGTGATATCGAAACTGAGTGATTATAAGCAAGTAGGCTGATGAGGAATTATCGATAGTTATGATGGATTATTAATGATGTTCAGAATTAAGgattattgatgatgatgatgatgatgattatcgaTGATGATtattgatgatgatggtgattatTGATGATGATtattgatgatgatggtgatgatgatgatggtgatgatgattattggtgatgatgatgatgatgattatcgaTGATGATTATCGATGATGATtattgatgatgatggtgattattgatgatgatggtgatgatgatgatggtgatgatgattattattggtgatgatggtgatgatgattatCGATGATGATTATCGATGATGATtattgatgatgatggtgattatTGATGATGATTATTGATGATGGTGATTATTGATGATGATtattgatgatgatggtgattattgatgatgatggtgatgatgatgatggtgatgatgattattattggtgatgatgatgatgatgattatcgaTGATGATtattgatgatgatggtgattatTGATGATGATTATTGATGATGGTGATTATTGATGATGATtattgatgatgatggtgatgatgatgatggtgatgatgattattattggtgatgatgatgattattggtgatgatgatgatgatggtgattggtgatgatgatggtgattattgatgatgatgatgattggtgatgatgtcatcatgctgGCGCTCATCTCACCCCCTTCTTTGTGCTTCTTGCAGGTAATAAATGAACAGCCCTTATGCCCAATATGAGCTGGAGTTTCTTAACCCGTCTCCTAGAAGAAATCCACAATCACTCCACCTTTGTGGGGAAGGTCTGGCTGACCGTCCTCATCGTCTTCCGGATAGTCCTGACCGCAGTGGGCGGAGAATCCATCTACTCAGACGAGCAGAGTAAATTCACATGTAACACGAAGCAGCCGGGCTGTGACAACGTCTGCTATGACGCCTTCGCTCCGCTCTCGCACGTTCGCTTCTGGGTCTTTCAGATCATCATGATATCTGCTCCATCCGTGATGTATCTGGGCTACGCCATTCACAGGATTGCCCGGGTGTCAGAGGAGGACAGAAGGAAACATGAcctcaagaagaagaagaagaaatcctTCTCAAGGTGGAGGACGGGTGAGAACGTGGAAGATCCAGATGACGAAGAAGAGGAGCCCATGTTGTACGAGGCTCCGGCAGAACCTGAGAAGGTGGAGGGTAAAGAGAACAAGAAGCATGATGGCCGGAGACGTATCAAGGAGGAAGGCCTGATGAAGATCTATGTCTTCCAGCTGCTCTCCAGGGCCATCTTTGAGGTTAGCTTCTTGGCTGGACAATATTTCTTGTATGGCTTCCGGGTTATTCCCTCCTTCCAGTGCAGCACCTCACCATGTCCGCACACCGTGGACTGCTTTGTCTCCAGACCAACAGAGAAGACCATCTTTCTCCTGATCATGTATGTGGTCAGCTGTCTGTGCCTGGTGCTCAATATCTGCGAGATGTTCCACCTCGGCATCGGCACCATAAGAGACGCCATCCGTAGCAGGAGAACTAACGCGCCAAGACAGCCGCCCTACAACTACTCCTACCCAAAGAACATCGCCTGCCCCCCGGAATACAATATGGTGGTCAAATCAGACAAGTCCACCAAACTCCCAAACAGCGTGATGGCGCATGAGCAGAACCTGGCCAATGTAGCCCAAGAGAACCAGTGTACGAGCCCCGATGACAACCTGCCCTCAGACCTCCCCACTTTACATAAACATTTGCGGGTAGCCCAAGAGCAGCTGGACATCGCCTTCCAAACCTATAACTCTCAGGTCAATGGCCAAGCGTCTCGGGCCAGCAGCCCAACGTCCGGGGGGACAGTAGTGGAGCAGAACCGGGTTAATACTGCCCATGAAAAGCAGGGGGCGAGGCCTAAAGCTGGATCGGACAAGGGCAGCACCAGCAGCAAAGATGGCAAGAACTCTGTGTGGATATAACCTGGAATATGgggctcctccaatcactgccaAAGCTGAGCACAACCTAACAGATTCTAATGCAATTTCTTACATATCTACATTTCTAATCAGAAAATATCAGATGTTTATTttatcatgggggggggggtgagaactTACTACCCAGGAGAGGGGGCGAGATCTTACTACCCAGAAGTGGGGGCAAGAAGTACTACCCAAGATTGGGGATGAGAAGTAATATCCAAGGGTGGAGGTGAGAAGTACTACCCAGGGGTGGGGGTGAGAACTTACTACCCACAGGTGGGGGCAGAACTTACTGCCCACAGGTGGGGGCAAGAACTTACTACCCACAGGTGGGGGCAAGTACTTAGAACCCAGGGGTGGGGGAAAGGAGTACTACCCTAGGGTAGGGGTGAGAACTTACTACCCGAGAGTGGGGATGAGAAGTAATAACTAAGGGTGTACGTGAGAACTTACTACCCAGGGGTGGGGGCAAGAACTTGCTACCCGAGGGTGAAGGTGGGAAGCACTACCCGGGGGTGGGGGGCAAGAAGCACTACCCAGGGGTGCAGGTGAGAAGTACTACCCCGGGGTGGAGGTGAGAAGTACTACCCGGGGGTGGGGTCAGAGGTAACGGGTCCCTCAGGGGTTCAGAgcttttctcctgctctataGACCAgatctctggcagcggtggagaCCCCGGCTCGGCTGGAGCCTTTGCACATTTTTCGGGGTACAGACTGGGAACCTTCAGATTCTACTTTTCATGTTTCTAATTGTAACTTTTATTTGTACAAATTGTTtctgtttttataaaaaaaaaaaatcaatgaaacgAGAAAATTTCCAACAGCTTCATATCATTTCCAGGATGTCAGGGGTTAACATGTAATACACCCCACAACATGAATTAGGCCATGACATAAGGCATGTGTACCATACCCGTCACATGATCTGTCACCACAAGAGCACCAGAGACCTGTGACAGGAGGAACCGTAATGGGCACGAACCAGACCCCACCTCAGTAACAGCAACACATagcacatcataggattagatacagcagatcaggagacagtatcacacatggcagtATTAAATATAATAGTCAGCCAacaatatcacacatcataggattagatacagtggctAAGCAGAAAAATATCACACATGACAATATTACATATAACAGCCTTTATGCAGCagtatactgtacagcaccagtGTTAGGGGACCTTTATACCATACTAGGTCAGTGTTGGGAATCTGTTATACTGTACTGGACCAGTGCTGGGGgctggagattacatgtatggaggtatcaggagattaggtcatgtatggagaggacaggttgtggctgGTGTTGGGGTGGTCCTTTATACAGTACAGGGCTAGCGGTAGAGTCCATACATGCATATAAGAAGAGGTACTGTGCAGAGTCCATacataagagaagtggtactgtgcactgtccatacatacatacataggagACGTGACAGTCTCTCAGCATATAGAGTGTTATGTGAACGCATTACAAGGCTGATGTCATAGACACTAAACAAGGTGCtgtaagatggggggggggggggtagtagtggcaggggttGCGGTACTATTACTACTGGGCTTCTTTTACCCTGTGATGTGAGTTGGTGTTTGGATGAGCCGGATGGTaatgcaggaatgactcaggaggccGCGGTGCAGTGAAccaagaagtaactgttctgtgtGACTGGTAACAGACAACTCATGCAGCTTCctaatgggggttgtagtttccaCCAAGATGAATATTCCTGACGGGGTGCCCAATATAAGATGGTGGTATAAGGGGCTTTTCCCCACTCCAAATAAACATACAATTCTCTGCCTCTACCAATATGGCTATAGAAGCTGAGTGCTATGAAGTTCCAGGGTCCAAATACCTGGAGATACAAGTGCCCTAGATTATGGGTTCTGAGAACCATGGCTTCTTCAAACAATAGGCACGTTCTCAACACGGAAGCTGACAGCAGATTCTcccctgtattagggctgtataaatatatattgctTCTGTAGGGCTAGTATATGGCTGCTAGGCTAGCTGATAAATGTCTTCCCTCAGGGGTTGCAGAGCATGCACAGCAGGTGTCttccctcaggggctgcagagTATGCACAGCAGGTGTCTTCCATCAGGGGTTGCAGAGGATTCACAGCAGGTGTCttccctcaggggctgcagagCATGCACAGCAGGTGTCTTCCCTCAGGGACTGCAGAGCATGCACAGCAGGTGTCttccctcaggggctgcagagTATGCACAGCAGGTGTCTTCCCTCAGGGGTTGCAGAGGATTCACAGCAGGTGTCttccctcaggggctgcagagCATGCACAGCAGGTGTCTTCCCTCAGGGACTGCAGAGCATGCACAGCAGGTGTCttccctcaggggctgcagagCATGCACAGCAGGTGTCTTCCCTCAGGGGTTGCAGAGCATGCACAGCAGGTGTCttccctcaggggctgcagaggattCACAGCAGGTGTCTTCCCTCAGGGGTTGCAGAGAATGCACGGCAGGTGTCTTCCCTCAGAGGTTGCAGAGCATGCACAGCAGGTGTCTTCCCTCAGGGGTTGCAGAGAATGCACAGCAGGTGTCTTCCCTCAGGGACTGCAGAGCATGCACAGCAGGTGTCttccctcaggggctgcagagCATGCACAGCAGGTGTCttccctcaggggctgcagagCATGCACAGCAGGTGTCttccctcaggggctgcagagCATGCACAGCAGGTGTCTTCCCTCAGGGGTTGCAGAGCATGCACAGCAGGTGTCttccctcaggggctgcagaggattCACAGCAGGTGTCttccctcaggggctgcagaggattCACAGCAGGTGTCTTCCCTCAGGGGTTGCAGAGAATGCACGGCAGGTGTCTTCCCTCAGAGGTTGCAGAGCATGCACAGCAGGTGTCTTCCCTCAGGGGTTGCAGAGAATGCACAGCAGGTGTCttccctcaggggctgcagaggattCACAGCATTCAACTGCTGTCTGACTGGTCCTCAGTGGGTGACTAAACTTTTAGCCACCCACCGATTCTAGAAACTTCTCTATGGGTTAGAGGATGTACCACTCTCCGCTTACAGGTAAATCTCAGACACTATAAATGGTCCAGtccatagtgaatgcagctctgaaagtggctggagtataggacatgaaGTAAGAGAtgaactgtgaatgcagctctagaagtgactggagtatacggcTCCATCACAGTGTGCACCCGTTGTACAGCAGAGCTGATACCGGAGCTGACATCATGTTAACCTCTTAGCTGCCATAGGTCACCTCCTTGTTTCAAGCCCATCCAGGTGACACCCTCCATTTCCACAGAAAGGAAAGAGTCGTAATGATGAGGTGAACGGAGCCAAAAGTGCCGACCTGTGAAC
This genomic stretch from Leptodactylus fuscus isolate aLepFus1 chromosome 4, aLepFus1.hap2, whole genome shotgun sequence harbors:
- the LOC142201052 gene encoding gap junction gamma-1 protein-like, producing MPNMSWSFLTRLLEEIHNHSTFVGKVWLTVLIVFRIVLTAVGGESIYSDEQSKFTCNTKQPGCDNVCYDAFAPLSHVRFWVFQIIMISAPSVMYLGYAIHRIARVSEEDRRKHDLKKKKKKSFSRWRTGENVEDPDDEEEEPMLYEAPAEPEKVEGKENKKHDGRRRIKEEGLMKIYVFQLLSRAIFEVSFLAGQYFLYGFRVIPSFQCSTSPCPHTVDCFVSRPTEKTIFLLIMYVVSCLCLVLNICEMFHLGIGTIRDAIRSRRTNAPRQPPYNYSYPKNIACPPEYNMVVKSDKSTKLPNSVMAHEQNLANVAQENQCTSPDDNLPSDLPTLHKHLRVAQEQLDIAFQTYNSQVNGQASRASSPTSGGTVVEQNRVNTAHEKQGARPKAGSDKGSTSSKDGKNSVWI